The sequence below is a genomic window from Deltaproteobacteria bacterium.
AGCGAGGCGTCGCGAACGATCCAGGTGGCAAACAGTTTCGGCGAGTTTCTTGAAAATCCCCAGACCTATGTCCTTTTCACCGCACAGGTCGTGCTGTCGCGCGACGGAAGGCTTCAGATGGGATACGAGTCAGAGGGCGGGACAACGGGGGTGGAGATTTTTGGCGGCGACATACCCTTCAAAATCGGTGAAAAAGCCTCGAGGAGGGCGCTTATGATGCTCGACGCCAAGAAATCGCCGGGAGGCAGGATGCCCGTGGTGCTCTCGAGCGAAGCCGGCGGTACGATGATCCACGAAGCGGTCGGGCACGGCCTCGAGGCAGACCTCGCCATGGGAGGGCTCTCCGTGTACAGCCGCAAAGTCGGCCAGCAGATCGCTTCGCCGCTCGTCACGGTCGTCGACGACCCCACCGTCCCGGGCAAGAGAGGCTCCTACGCAATTGACGACGAAGGGACGATGAGCGGGAAAACGGTCCTGGTCGAAAAAGGTATCCTGAAAAACTACATGTACGACAGGCTTCAGGCCATCAAGGGCGGCGGGAGCTCAACGGGAAACGGAAGACGGGAATCATACCGGCAGAGGCCGATACCGAGAATGAGCAACACGATCATAGAGCCGGGGGAATCTCTGCCCGAGGACATAATCGGTTCCGCCGGAGAGGGGCTGTTCGTCAGGAAAATGGGCGGCGGGCAGGTCAACACGGTAACGGGAGATTTCGTCTTTGAAGTGTCAGAAGGGTACCTGATCAAAAACGGGCGAATCGACGAACCGGTGCGGGGGGCAACGTTAACCGGAAACGGTCCGGAAGTCCTGAAGATGATAGACATGGTGGGCAGCGACCTTGGCTACGGTATCGGGACCTGCGGGAAAGACGGTCAGGGCGTCCCCGTAGCAGACGCCCAGCCCACGCTCCGTATCGGGAAACCCTTCATAACGGTCGGGGGGACACCCGACTGACCGGCGCCATTCGCCGGGGGGAAACGCAACCGGACAGTCCCGGCTTTTGCGGCACAAAAAGACCCCGTGAAAGGGCGAAGCGAAAAAACACCCAACAACCGCTGAGCCGGAAAGAGACGGTGCTGTGCGTCCGGGAGCGCTGCATATATGGGGCCTCGCTCTCTTATAAGGTACTATTTCTCGCCGATAGTGAATTTAACGCTTGACAGTTATTTGTAATTGTTGGTATGTATGAATCAATAACTGTATACCGTATACACTTTACAGGTCCCTTACATAGCAGGAACATTGCATTTGTTTTTCTCGGGGATGCGTTGGAAGGTATTTCCTAATTTTCTAATCTTTGACCGACCAAAACGAAAGGGAGGGAGACTATGGCTACACTGAAAGAGAAACTGGCCCAGAAGATCGACGAGCATCGACCAAGGACGACAAAACTTCTGAAAGAGTTCGGGAAAACGAAGATCGACGAGGTGACAATTGCCCAGGTCATCGGCGGGATGAGGGGGATAAAATCCCTCGTAACCGACATATCCTACCTGGACCCCTTCGAGGGAATCAGATTCCGGGGCTATACGATCCCCGAGACGATGGAGATGCTTCCGAAACCTGCAGGGTGCGAGATGCCTTTCGTGGAAGGCCACTTTTACCTCCTCCTCACGGGAGAAGTCCCCACGGAAGCAGAGATCAAAGTGGTGGTGGACGAGTTCCAGCAGAGGAAAAAGGTGCCCCAGTATGTATTCGACACCCTCAAGGCGATGGGGAAGGACAGCCACCCCATGACGATGTTCTCCGCCGCAATCCTTGCGATGCAGAAGGAATCGCTTTTCGTCAAAGCTTACAACGACGGCTCGGCAAACCGGATGAACTACTGGGAATTCTTCTACGAAGACGCCATGAACCTGCTGTCCAAGCTCCCCGAGATCGGTGCCTTCATCTACCGGTACAAGTACAAGGACAACATCATCCCCTCAGATCCGAAACTGGACTTCGGCGGCGACTTTGCCCACATGATGGGCGTGGCGAAACCCTATGACGATGTCATGCGGATGTACTTCACCCTCCACTCCGATCACGAGAGCGGCAACGTATCAGCCCACACCACCCATCTCGTCGCATCTGCCCTCTCCGACCCGTACTACTCGCTCTCGGCGGGAATCAACGGCCTCGCCGGTCCCCTCCACGGTCTCGCCAATCAGGAGGTGCTGGCGTGGATTCAGGATGTCCTCGAGAAAATGGGCGGGGAGGTACCGAGCAAAGAGGAGCTGGAAAAGTTCTGCTGGGATACGCTGAACAGCGGCCAGGTCATTCCCGGTTACGGCCACGCCGTCCTGAGAAAGACCGACCCCAGGTATATGTCCCAGAGGGAGTTCGCCCTCAAGCACCTGCCCGATGACCCGACCTTCAAGATGGTCAGCGCCCTCTTCGAGGTCGTTCCCGACGTCCTGCAGAAGCACGGAAAGGCGAAGAACCCCTGGCCGAACGTTGACGCTCACTCAGGTGTCATCCAGTGGCATTACGGCGTCACCGAGTACGACTTCTACACGGTCCTCTTCGGGATCGGCAGATCCCTCGGCGTTCTGGCCAACATCGTGTGGGACAGGGCCCTCGGTTATCCCATCGAAAGGCCGAAATCCGTCACGACTTCCATGCTCGAAGAGGCAGCGGGAATCGAGAAGTAAGAAAGATACGGCGAAAAAAAAGGAGGGCTTCGTGCCCTCCTTTTTCTCTTTTACGTCCCCATTTCCAGCCCGGACATAACCGGCGGCGGGCAATCCGGAAGCGGCCCTTCATCCAGACAGAGGTCATCGTTCTGTCTCTTCCGTTCGCCGCCCGGCACGAAGGGGCTCTTCGTGCGCTAAAGTTCTAAAAAACATGACCGATTTCAATTTACATGGAGGAAGAGTCGGGTACAATAAGGTGGTAAGGAAGGGGTAAACGTGAAACCGTAAAGACACGGTATGGAAAAAAAGCTGAAGTCTTTCATATCCCGTTTTCAGTTTCCACGAAAAATTGAAAGATTCCTCTTCGCAATCGTAGACATATTCCTCAAAGAGCTCAACCTGCGGGCCACGGGAAAGGTCCTGACACTCGGTGTGATCGTGGGCCTCATCTCCGGTGTCACGGCTATCATCTTCAACTTCGCCCTCAACTTCCTCATCGAAAACATCGACGCCATATGGGGTTACGTTCAGCCCGTGGCAGGAGGTGAAGGGGCGGGNNGGGGCGGGGACGGCCGTCGTCTTTCCGGTGCGGTCCTACCTGATACCCATCATCACCACCCTAGGGGGACTGATCTCGGGGTTCATCGTCTACAAGTACGCACCGGAAGCTGAGGGGCATGGAACCGACGCCGTCATCGAAGCCTACCACTTCAAAGACACCTACATCAGAAAGATCGTGCCCCTCATCAAGGGGGTATCCTCGGTGATAACGATCGGTTCAGGGGGATCGGCAGGAAAGGAAGGGCCCATCGCCCAGGTCGCCGCCGGCATATCCAACATATTTTCACGATGGATAGACGTGTCGCCGCGTTTTCGCAGAATCGTCTACCTCTCCGCCGTCGGTTCAGCCATCGGCGCCATATTCAAAACACCACTGGGGGGAGCAGTCTTCGCAGCCGAGGTGCTCTACCGGGGCATCGACATGGAGCTGGAGGTCCTGCTCATGTGCATCACCAGCTCGGTCGTCGCCTACTCTCTCTTCGGAACCATTTACGGCTGGGTTTCCCTCTTCGCCATCCCCGACCTGTTTTTCAGCAGGCCCATCGAGCTTCCCGTGTGCGCCGTCTTTTCCGTCTTTATCGCCCTGGTCGGCATCGGGTACATCAAGATATTCATATTCATCCGCGACTTCTTCAAGAACCTGAAGGTCCCCAACACCTACAAGCCAGCCATCGGCGGGTTTCTCGTCGGCATCATGGCGCTTTTCTTTCCCCACATCCTGGGACCCGGTTACGGGTGGATTCAGGAAGCGATAAACACCAACCTCACCATTTCCGTAATGATCGGCTTCGTTGCCCTGAAAATCGTGGCAACGTCATTTACCATCGGGTCTGGGGGAAGCGGGGGAGTCTTCGCCCCCTCTGTCGTCACGGGCGCAATCCTCGGGGGTGTATTCGGACGAATCGTCTCCCAGTACTTTCCCGGCCTCATCGCCAACGAATCGAGCTTCGTGATCCTCGGCATGGGGGGCATGCTCTCCTGCGTTGCGAACACGCCGCTTGCGGCCTTCCTCATGGTCACCGAGATGACGGGGAGCTACAAGCTCATCGTCCCCATGCTTCTCGTTGCGGTGGTCTCGTACCTCGCCTCGGGTGGGCTCTCCCTCTACGAATCACAGGTGAGCGGGCGGTTCAGGTC
It includes:
- a CDS encoding TldD/PmbA family protein — protein: MLERINVDRVMNRLMKNGGEYGDLFFEKSLVTRISHEDNRLEKIITGTDTGVGVRLVRDLRTLYAWTNSADEKTLLELASRLSDISKSGKMEGLTIAPLKKIPAVSEVRMPPGSCEFKGKVEKVLSAREGAQVADNVSQIRIHYSEASRTIQVANSFGEFLENPQTYVLFTAQVVLSRDGRLQMGYESEGGTTGVEIFGGDIPFKIGEKASRRALMMLDAKKSPGGRMPVVLSSEAGGTMIHEAVGHGLEADLAMGGLSVYSRKVGQQIASPLVTVVDDPTVPGKRGSYAIDDEGTMSGKTVLVEKGILKNYMYDRLQAIKGGGSSTGNGRRESYRQRPIPRMSNTIIEPGESLPEDIIGSAGEGLFVRKMGGGQVNTVTGDFVFEVSEGYLIKNGRIDEPVRGATLTGNGPEVLKMIDMVGSDLGYGIGTCGKDGQGVPVADAQPTLRIGKPFITVGGTPD
- a CDS encoding CBS domain-containing protein; amino-acid sequence: MKGRXGAGTAVVFPVRSYLIPIITTLGGLISGFIVYKYAPEAEGHGTDAVIEAYHFKDTYIRKIVPLIKGVSSVITIGSGGSAGKEGPIAQVAAGISNIFSRWIDVSPRFRRIVYLSAVGSAIGAIFKTPLGGAVFAAEVLYRGIDMELEVLLMCITSSVVAYSLFGTIYGWVSLFAIPDLFFSRPIELPVCAVFSVFIALVGIGYIKIFIFIRDFFKNLKVPNTYKPAIGGFLVGIMALFFPHILGPGYGWIQEAINTNLTISVMIGFVALKIVATSFTIGSGGSGGVFAPSVVTGAILGGVFGRIVSQYFPGLIANESSFVILGMGGMLSCVANTPLAAFLMVTEMTGSYKLIVPMLLVAVVSYLASGGLSLYESQVSGRFRSPIHRRRFFFDIMEDLKVKDVITYHHEVISIPEDMHYGQILKIVSDSTNPYFPVVNKRGEMVGIFSMEDMRKCMGESEYLCDLLIARDLGTTRDIITTTLEENLNSIMQKFLIKNLEEIPVVDAADGKKVLGFLSRRDIFITYQNKLEEMGFHFDEEEI
- a CDS encoding citrate (Si)-synthase, producing MATLKEKLAQKIDEHRPRTTKLLKEFGKTKIDEVTIAQVIGGMRGIKSLVTDISYLDPFEGIRFRGYTIPETMEMLPKPAGCEMPFVEGHFYLLLTGEVPTEAEIKVVVDEFQQRKKVPQYVFDTLKAMGKDSHPMTMFSAAILAMQKESLFVKAYNDGSANRMNYWEFFYEDAMNLLSKLPEIGAFIYRYKYKDNIIPSDPKLDFGGDFAHMMGVAKPYDDVMRMYFTLHSDHESGNVSAHTTHLVASALSDPYYSLSAGINGLAGPLHGLANQEVLAWIQDVLEKMGGEVPSKEELEKFCWDTLNSGQVIPGYGHAVLRKTDPRYMSQREFALKHLPDDPTFKMVSALFEVVPDVLQKHGKAKNPWPNVDAHSGVIQWHYGVTEYDFYTVLFGIGRSLGVLANIVWDRALGYPIERPKSVTTSMLEEAAGIEK